The proteins below come from a single uncultured Carboxylicivirga sp. genomic window:
- a CDS encoding response regulator transcription factor — protein MKILIVEDEPELSQSIHNFLQSEGHICESVSRLNDALYLVDSVFDIIVLDLNLPDGNGLEVVRKVKSKGMNSGIIIVSARDSLSNKIEGLELGADDYLTKPFQMAELNARLKSVIRRVHFKGDDKIEFNELTVIPDKIMVTVNSQPVDLTKREFDLLVYFIANKNRVLTKTGIGEHMSKDFMDYGFTDDFIYTHIKNLRKKLLKAGCGDYIRNVYGVGYKFTDSEQ, from the coding sequence ATGAAGATACTTATTGTTGAAGACGAACCCGAATTATCACAAAGTATTCATAACTTTCTTCAATCCGAAGGGCACATATGCGAATCGGTAAGCCGGTTGAACGATGCATTATACTTGGTTGATTCTGTCTTTGATATCATTGTACTTGACTTAAATTTACCCGATGGCAACGGCCTTGAAGTTGTACGAAAAGTCAAAAGCAAGGGAATGAATAGTGGTATCATCATTGTATCGGCCCGGGATAGCCTTAGTAATAAAATTGAAGGATTAGAGTTAGGTGCGGATGATTATCTTACCAAACCTTTTCAAATGGCAGAACTAAATGCACGATTAAAATCGGTTATTAGAAGGGTTCATTTTAAAGGCGATGATAAAATTGAATTTAATGAGTTAACCGTAATTCCAGATAAAATAATGGTTACTGTTAATAGTCAACCTGTTGATCTTACTAAAAGAGAGTTTGACTTATTGGTTTATTTCATTGCCAACAAAAACAGGGTACTTACCAAAACAGGTATAGGCGAACATATGTCGAAGGATTTTATGGATTATGGTTTTACTGATGACTTCATATACACGCATATTAAAAATCTTAGAAAGAAGTTACTTAAAGCTGGCTGTGGAGATTATATTCGTAACGTGTACGGAGTTGGTTATAAATTTACGGATTCAGAACAATAA
- the hemG gene encoding protoporphyrinogen oxidase has protein sequence MDNQHFSVVVLGAGVTGLTLAHQLNKKHINFLVLEKKDRHGGVIHTKSKNGFVYESGPNTGVVSHPEAVALFDDLKDSITVEKGNKVVNTRFIMKGGKWRAIPQGPFSAIGTPLFKLNDKFRILGEPFRKPGTNPNESLADMVKRRMGKSFLDYAIDPFILGIYAGDPSLLITRHAMPKLYNLEQKYGSFILGSIKKKKEPKTALEQRVDRAVFSIEGGLSRLTDALYDSAGKSNFKLGVNNTEVTPLADGGFSISYFDNGKKITVTADKVVSTIGAVGLKELFPFINKEDMGHLTNLKYARVVEVALGFDKWDGFELNGFGGLVPHKENRDILGVLFMSSLFKNRAPKDGVLLSVFMGGVRNEQLCDLNDDELLKVLEKEIKGPMKLKNFNPSMIDIMRYSHAIPQYAINSDNRLNAIEKVQNRYKGLFIAGNLRDGIGMADRIRQATNISEKIME, from the coding sequence ATGGATAATCAACATTTTTCTGTTGTTGTTTTAGGAGCTGGAGTAACAGGTTTAACTTTAGCACATCAATTAAATAAAAAGCACATCAACTTTCTGGTTCTTGAAAAAAAAGACAGACATGGAGGGGTAATTCACACAAAAAGTAAGAATGGTTTTGTATATGAATCGGGCCCAAATACTGGGGTTGTTTCACATCCCGAGGCAGTTGCTTTATTCGATGATTTAAAAGATTCTATTACAGTTGAAAAAGGCAATAAAGTAGTTAATACACGTTTTATCATGAAAGGGGGAAAATGGAGAGCTATTCCCCAAGGTCCTTTTTCTGCAATTGGAACTCCTTTATTTAAACTAAACGATAAATTCCGTATTCTGGGGGAACCATTCCGTAAACCAGGAACCAATCCCAACGAGTCGTTGGCCGATATGGTAAAACGAAGAATGGGAAAAAGTTTTCTGGATTATGCCATCGATCCGTTTATACTGGGAATTTACGCTGGCGATCCATCCCTTCTTATTACACGCCATGCAATGCCTAAATTATATAACCTTGAGCAAAAGTATGGTAGTTTTATTTTAGGCTCTATCAAAAAGAAAAAGGAACCTAAAACAGCATTAGAACAAAGAGTTGATCGTGCAGTCTTCTCAATCGAAGGAGGCCTAAGTCGATTAACAGATGCCTTATATGATAGTGCTGGTAAATCAAATTTTAAATTGGGTGTAAACAACACTGAAGTTACCCCTCTTGCAGATGGTGGTTTTTCAATATCTTATTTTGATAATGGAAAAAAAATAACTGTTACGGCCGACAAAGTGGTTAGTACAATTGGAGCTGTTGGTCTAAAAGAATTATTCCCTTTTATCAATAAAGAAGACATGGGTCATTTAACCAACCTAAAATATGCTCGAGTTGTTGAAGTTGCATTGGGTTTCGACAAGTGGGATGGATTTGAGTTAAATGGATTTGGTGGACTCGTGCCTCATAAAGAGAATCGTGATATATTAGGTGTTCTGTTTATGTCATCTCTGTTTAAAAACCGTGCTCCCAAAGATGGTGTTCTACTATCTGTATTTATGGGAGGTGTTCGAAACGAGCAGCTATGCGATCTTAACGATGATGAGTTATTAAAAGTGCTGGAGAAAGAGATTAAAGGTCCGATGAAACTAAAAAATTTCAATCCTTCGATGATTGACATCATGCGATATTCTCATGCCATTCCTCAATATGCCATTAATAGCGACAATCGTTTAAACGCAATTGAAAAGGTTCAAAATCGATACAAAGGGTTATTTATTGCCGGTAATTTAAGAGATGGTATTGGTATGGCCGACCGTATTCGTCAAGCTACAAATATATCTGAAAAGATAATGGAATGA
- a CDS encoding DUF748 domain-containing protein encodes MKIKKRTLVFGSIFFIVFVFLFFLSTIIKSYVNNNSKELIGRKVELGNININYFKVAVRVTDLVAYETNEKDTFAGFKELYINFDPWKLIHNEYSFSTIKLDSLYAYVIQDGDVFNFSDLIPADDSTTVEPTDTLPAKPLHFSVYNIHFTRGKLDFYDKQIDNRLLFDDLDLHLPKIAWDNQKSEMGAEFEFGNRGLVSIGADIDHQLNRYHLAIGMQNMSLEPISNYVEQYANIDGISGFFHANINIDGNIENTSDIIVSGSAAVDTFRMWEPGNKDFFTLKHGAVNFDSLDLGRASYNLSSIDIVEPVLTATLNKDQSNIERVFQAYLVTDSTAIEETAANETDSIPLTYRIDSINVQGAKVLFTDNTLNRPFQYDLKDIDVSLGCVSESADKVPVKFSVNLNNQGNLDGSTTFSLVDPYNLSVKAQLKKMRLMGFSPYTEYYICYPITKGDFNYDLSIEMTKAEMINENNITIKEMEFGSKTKDTTGIKAPIKLGLYLMKDPKDVISINLPVSGNPTDPDFSVSKLVWKAFLNLMIKTAASPFNALGKLVSTQPEELETLPFEYAQDSLNIDQKATLNKIATILAKKPELIFTFSQQTYVDVEKDSLAISMAKKQMLVNKIKPSNEKEFEKYHQLLKNLNSSDPSLLRYLKKDVAGADTLTLPTACRKLIGEDELDDAFNKLLNARTELVRYYLIDERQVDSTSIDVRISDLRNIPEQLKSPKFDVEVSVK; translated from the coding sequence ATGAAAATTAAAAAACGCACCCTTGTTTTTGGAAGTATTTTCTTCATCGTTTTTGTCTTCCTGTTTTTTCTTTCAACAATTATTAAGAGCTATGTAAATAATAATAGTAAAGAGCTTATTGGTCGTAAAGTAGAATTAGGAAATATTAATATCAACTATTTTAAGGTAGCTGTTCGTGTTACGGATTTGGTTGCATATGAAACCAATGAAAAAGACACTTTTGCTGGATTTAAAGAGTTATATATCAATTTCGATCCTTGGAAACTAATTCATAATGAATATTCGTTTTCAACCATAAAGCTTGATAGCCTTTATGCATATGTAATTCAAGATGGAGATGTATTTAATTTCTCAGATCTTATTCCTGCTGATGATAGTACAACTGTAGAGCCTACAGATACTTTACCTGCCAAGCCATTACATTTCTCGGTTTATAATATTCATTTTACCAGAGGTAAATTAGATTTCTACGATAAACAAATAGATAACCGACTTTTATTTGATGATTTGGATTTACATTTACCCAAGATAGCTTGGGATAATCAAAAATCAGAGATGGGTGCCGAGTTTGAATTTGGTAATCGTGGGTTGGTAAGTATTGGAGCCGATATTGATCATCAATTAAATCGATATCATTTGGCAATTGGTATGCAAAACATGTCGCTTGAACCTATTTCAAATTACGTTGAACAATATGCAAATATTGACGGAATATCAGGTTTTTTTCATGCTAATATTAATATTGATGGAAATATAGAAAATACATCAGACATTATTGTTTCGGGAAGTGCAGCAGTGGATACTTTTAGAATGTGGGAACCCGGAAATAAAGATTTCTTCACCCTAAAACATGGTGCCGTTAATTTTGATTCATTAGATCTTGGCAGGGCTAGTTATAACCTTTCGTCTATCGACATTGTAGAGCCTGTACTAACTGCTACTTTAAATAAAGATCAATCAAATATCGAGAGAGTTTTTCAAGCCTATCTGGTTACCGACTCTACCGCAATAGAGGAAACAGCTGCCAACGAGACAGATTCGATACCCCTTACTTATAGAATTGATAGTATTAATGTACAGGGAGCAAAAGTACTATTTACCGATAATACTTTAAATCGACCTTTTCAATACGATTTAAAAGATATTGATGTGAGTTTAGGATGCGTTAGCGAAAGTGCCGATAAAGTTCCAGTTAAATTTAGTGTTAACTTAAACAATCAGGGTAATTTGGATGGATCAACTACTTTTAGCCTTGTTGACCCTTATAATTTGTCAGTTAAAGCTCAACTCAAAAAGATGCGATTGATGGGCTTTTCTCCATATACCGAGTACTATATTTGTTATCCAATTACTAAAGGTGATTTCAACTACGATTTATCCATTGAAATGACTAAAGCGGAGATGATAAATGAAAATAACATCACCATAAAAGAAATGGAGTTTGGATCTAAAACCAAAGATACAACCGGTATTAAAGCACCAATTAAATTGGGGTTATATTTAATGAAAGATCCAAAAGATGTGATTTCAATCAATCTGCCTGTTTCAGGTAATCCAACTGATCCAGATTTTAGTGTTAGCAAATTAGTTTGGAAAGCCTTTTTAAACCTGATGATAAAAACAGCGGCATCTCCATTTAATGCATTAGGGAAATTGGTGTCAACACAACCTGAAGAACTGGAAACACTGCCATTTGAATATGCACAGGATTCGTTGAATATTGATCAAAAAGCAACCTTGAATAAAATTGCAACTATCTTAGCGAAAAAACCGGAGTTGATTTTTACTTTTTCGCAACAAACATATGTTGATGTTGAAAAAGACTCGTTAGCTATTTCAATGGCTAAAAAGCAAATGTTGGTTAATAAAATTAAGCCTTCAAACGAAAAAGAATTTGAGAAATATCACCAGCTACTTAAAAATTTGAATTCATCAGACCCTTCATTGTTACGTTATCTGAAAAAAGATGTAGCCGGAGCCGATACACTTACGCTACCTACAGCATGTCGTAAACTAATTGGCGAAGATGAACTGGACGATGCTTTTAATAAGTTGCTTAACGCTAGAACAGAATTGGTTAGGTATTATCTGATTGATGAACGCCAAGTTGATTCAACTTCGATAGATGTACGTATTTCTGATTTGAGAAATATACCGGAACAACTTAAATCACCAAAATTTGATGTAGAAGTATCAGTAAAATAA
- a CDS encoding FN3 associated domain-containing protein, with amino-acid sequence MKLRFVHIVLTILLFSSCNVKERSVSVVSLNVRYDNADDGINRWDNRKELVLSFFEDESPDIIGCQEVLSHQLNYLKEHMAQYCCVSAGREDGKEAGEMVPVFFKKDKFELISSSHFWLSNTPEIAGSKSWGTHFPRIVSWVQLKNLENGYIFYVFNTHLSHISEFARTESAILLLDKIQLLAGDAPVILLGDFNSTIDSDCYQTLTGSWIDQSPLWDTRFENLDIKPETHTTYNGFENDKYNLNIDHIFVSSKFLVQSFNTYPIKKKDVFISDHYPVKAVLLFSLNDKKKSGEPKELIPSLPDPVIDGDNIVFSKKTSISITTPENHAAIYYTLDGSLPDTSSSLYSSPIKLNKTSTISAFAYEYGKKSSNVVSKTFIRKGKASGKVINIFPPKIDFNSNDYEFLFNQKYGNKNSIDNWLKIEDSTLVVTLRLNKLIQINELYISHLSQPQLGIVSPKSINISVSVNGKNYEDYGFVNLVPSTDAEENKNLLTQISGQKFARYVKIKFINPNLTINKLTSKLMIDEIVVL; translated from the coding sequence ATGAAATTAAGATTTGTACATATAGTACTAACTATTCTTTTGTTTTCATCATGTAATGTAAAAGAAAGATCAGTAAGTGTAGTGAGTCTTAACGTTAGATATGATAATGCAGATGATGGTATTAACCGTTGGGATAATCGTAAAGAACTAGTATTATCATTTTTCGAAGACGAATCTCCTGATATAATTGGATGCCAGGAGGTTCTTTCGCATCAACTGAATTATCTAAAAGAACACATGGCACAATACTGTTGTGTATCTGCAGGTAGAGAAGATGGGAAAGAAGCAGGAGAAATGGTTCCCGTTTTTTTCAAAAAAGATAAGTTTGAACTAATTTCATCGTCACATTTCTGGCTTTCGAATACCCCTGAAATTGCAGGTAGTAAAAGCTGGGGAACACATTTTCCACGCATTGTTAGTTGGGTACAATTGAAAAATCTTGAGAATGGTTATATCTTCTATGTGTTTAATACCCATTTAAGTCATATTAGTGAATTTGCCCGAACAGAGAGTGCTATTTTGTTATTAGATAAAATACAACTATTAGCAGGAGATGCACCTGTAATATTATTGGGAGATTTTAATTCAACTATTGATTCCGATTGCTATCAAACACTAACAGGTAGTTGGATTGACCAATCTCCATTATGGGATACACGTTTTGAAAATCTGGATATTAAACCTGAGACGCATACAACTTATAATGGCTTTGAGAATGATAAATACAACCTGAATATCGATCACATTTTTGTAAGTAGTAAATTCTTAGTCCAATCGTTTAACACCTATCCTATTAAGAAAAAAGATGTCTTTATTTCAGATCATTATCCTGTAAAAGCTGTTTTACTATTTAGTTTAAATGATAAGAAAAAAAGTGGTGAACCTAAGGAGTTAATACCTTCTTTACCGGATCCGGTCATTGATGGAGATAATATAGTGTTTTCGAAAAAAACAAGTATTTCTATCACCACACCAGAAAATCATGCAGCAATATATTATACTCTTGATGGTTCTTTACCAGATACAAGTTCTAGCCTTTATTCTTCACCTATTAAATTAAACAAAACTTCAACAATCAGTGCGTTTGCATATGAATATGGAAAAAAATCATCTAATGTTGTTTCAAAAACATTTATCCGTAAAGGAAAAGCTAGTGGAAAAGTAATTAATATCTTTCCACCAAAGATAGATTTCAATTCAAATGATTATGAATTTCTTTTCAATCAAAAATATGGTAATAAGAACAGCATTGATAATTGGTTGAAAATTGAAGACAGTACATTAGTTGTCACCCTAAGACTTAATAAACTAATTCAGATCAATGAACTATATATTTCACATTTAAGTCAACCTCAACTAGGAATTGTTAGTCCTAAATCCATTAATATTAGCGTTTCTGTTAATGGTAAAAACTACGAAGATTATGGTTTTGTTAATCTTGTCCCCTCAACAGATGCTGAGGAAAACAAAAACTTGCTAACACAGATCAGCGGTCAAAAATTCGCTAGATATGTTAAAATCAAATTTATCAATCCGAATTTAACTATCAATAAATTAACATCAAAGCTAATGATTGATGAAATAGTGGTACTTTGA
- a CDS encoding DUF2797 domain-containing protein, producing the protein MAQGNLLKMRTSIENDTIQYKLVMGDTSINMNDYIGKPIKLVYKNQINCISCGKVTSKSFAQGFCYSCFQTAPEAEECVLNPEKCRAHLGESRNQEWAQNHCLIPHYVYLAVASGIKVGVTRNTQIPTRWIDQGAWKAIIIAETPNRHIAGVIESYLKQYFSDKTNWRNMLKNILAEDIDLLDEKKKAIELLPAELQKYAYSTDEALQLYYPVNQYPLKPQSVTFDKEASIEGVLQGIKGQYLLFDNDRVINIRRHSGYLVQIDD; encoded by the coding sequence ATGGCCCAGGGGAATCTTTTGAAAATGCGCACTAGTATTGAAAATGATACAATTCAATACAAATTAGTAATGGGTGATACTTCCATTAATATGAATGATTACATTGGCAAACCGATTAAACTTGTTTATAAAAATCAGATTAATTGCATCTCCTGTGGCAAAGTTACTTCTAAATCATTTGCTCAGGGATTTTGCTACAGTTGTTTTCAAACAGCCCCCGAAGCAGAAGAATGTGTTTTAAACCCAGAAAAATGCAGGGCACATCTAGGAGAATCACGAAATCAGGAATGGGCGCAAAACCATTGTCTCATTCCTCATTATGTGTATTTAGCAGTGGCCTCTGGGATAAAAGTTGGTGTTACTCGAAACACACAAATACCTACCCGTTGGATTGACCAAGGTGCGTGGAAAGCTATTATTATTGCCGAGACACCAAACCGTCATATAGCAGGTGTAATAGAATCATATCTTAAACAGTATTTCTCTGATAAAACAAATTGGAGAAATATGTTGAAAAATATTTTAGCAGAGGATATTGATCTTTTAGATGAAAAGAAAAAGGCCATAGAACTATTACCGGCAGAATTGCAAAAATATGCATACTCGACAGACGAAGCCTTACAATTATATTATCCGGTAAATCAATATCCACTTAAACCACAATCAGTAACTTTCGATAAGGAAGCATCTATTGAGGGTGTTCTGCAAGGAATAAAAGGTCAATACTTATTATTTGATAACGATAGAGTAATTAATATTCGTCGGCATAGTGGTTATTTGGTACAAATTGATGATTAA
- a CDS encoding peptidase U32 family protein, which yields MKDLKREDFEIMAPVGSYESLQAAIQGGADSVYFGIEQLNMRSRSSHNFSTEDLRKIVQIAKENGIKTYLTVNVVIFNEELDLMREIIDVAKEMEVTAIIASDQAAINYAHQKGVEVHISTQVNISNVETLKFYSHFADVVVLARELNMDQVKSIHQTIIDEDIRGPKGELIQIEMFAHGALCMATSGKCYISLHQLNSSANRGSCLQPCRRGYEVTEKETGKQMSLENEYIMSPKDLKTIHFMNKMIDAGVRVFKIEGRARSAEYVKNVCQCYSEAISAVLDGSYNDEKIQKWDAKLSEVFNRGFWDGYYLGQRLGEWSHNYGSKATKKKTYIGKGMNYFPKLGVAEFLMETQSLKVGDEVLITGPTTGVVQMKVSELRVDLESVEVTKKGERFSMPVDMKIRRSDKLYKLTETLNNQ from the coding sequence ATGAAAGATTTGAAAAGGGAAGATTTTGAAATTATGGCACCTGTTGGTTCATACGAATCACTGCAGGCAGCAATTCAAGGGGGAGCTGATTCTGTTTATTTTGGTATCGAACAACTTAATATGCGATCAAGATCATCGCATAATTTTAGTACCGAAGATTTAAGAAAAATTGTTCAGATAGCTAAGGAGAATGGTATCAAGACTTATCTAACTGTTAACGTTGTTATTTTCAACGAAGAATTGGATTTAATGCGCGAAATAATTGATGTAGCTAAGGAAATGGAGGTTACTGCCATCATAGCTTCTGATCAGGCTGCCATTAATTATGCTCATCAAAAAGGAGTTGAAGTACATATATCAACACAAGTAAATATATCTAACGTTGAAACTTTAAAGTTCTATAGCCATTTTGCTGATGTTGTTGTTCTGGCTCGCGAATTAAATATGGATCAGGTTAAAAGCATCCACCAAACTATTATTGATGAAGATATTCGTGGACCCAAAGGCGAACTTATTCAAATTGAAATGTTTGCTCATGGAGCTTTATGTATGGCCACTTCGGGTAAATGTTATATCAGTCTTCATCAATTAAATTCGTCGGCTAACAGAGGTAGTTGTTTACAGCCTTGTAGAAGAGGATATGAGGTAACAGAGAAAGAAACGGGGAAACAAATGAGCCTCGAGAATGAATACATCATGTCTCCAAAGGACTTGAAAACCATTCATTTTATGAATAAGATGATTGATGCTGGAGTTAGGGTTTTCAAGATTGAAGGAAGAGCGCGATCTGCTGAGTATGTTAAAAATGTTTGCCAGTGCTATAGTGAAGCTATTTCGGCGGTATTAGATGGTTCATATAATGATGAAAAGATACAAAAGTGGGATGCTAAGCTGTCGGAAGTATTTAATCGTGGTTTTTGGGATGGTTATTACCTTGGCCAACGTTTAGGTGAATGGAGCCATAACTATGGTTCAAAAGCTACCAAGAAGAAAACCTACATTGGTAAAGGCATGAATTATTTTCCTAAATTAGGGGTTGCTGAATTTTTGATGGAAACTCAATCATTAAAAGTAGGAGATGAAGTGTTAATAACTGGCCCCACAACCGGTGTTGTTCAAATGAAGGTTTCTGAACTCAGAGTTGATCTGGAGTCGGTTGAAGTAACAAAAAAAGGTGAACGATTCAGTATGCCTGTTGATATGAAAATCCGACGTTCAGATAAATTATATAAGCTTACCGAAACTTTAAATAATCAATAA
- a CDS encoding sulfatase-like hydrolase/transferase, with amino-acid sequence MIKTFYRFWIKNIIFWILFFVLHRFLFTAFNADFIKDTLTSNLFKSFFYGGRMDLSIIGYVMMLVVVVQIINISIFKKFSFNFIKILSYILIVVFTGLLLGDTYLFSFWGRHVDAEALSFLKDPKVVLWSLEWYQSIGFFLAFGILNVVLIWIYNKFIWLSKENLQKLSWKSVAIQIPILLFLGGLLIIPIRGGVGVAPLNTGAAYFSHQRFANQAALNPLWNLMYSLKRLDATSRDYHFMDEDKAESIYKQLKEESGKYPSILKVDKPNVVVILMESFAAHVIGPLGGHPITPNFAKMCKEGVLFTNFYAASSRSDKGLVAAIAGYQVMPTYSIIRMPSKSETLSFLPKKFEEAGYQDLMYMYGGDMGFKNMNSFVNQAGFKRVITMNDFPSEYQGEKWGVHDQYTFERLADEMNKAKGPFFYFYFTLSSHEPFDIPMEKKYDDKYHNSIAYTDKCLGEFFDKVKENGQWDNTLFILMADHSTPGPERYTDDVKQRYHIPMLWTGGALAVKDTIITKVGSQTDLARTLLNQCDINDDGFPFSKNLLDETGKGFAFFDYPDAMGFIQDSLFQVYDNRMNRFIQMQNAQNSLDSLKAKAYLQVLSLDHKRR; translated from the coding sequence ATGATTAAAACATTTTACCGGTTTTGGATCAAAAATATTATTTTTTGGATCCTGTTCTTTGTATTGCACCGCTTCCTTTTTACAGCATTTAATGCCGATTTTATAAAAGATACATTAACAAGCAATTTGTTTAAGTCCTTTTTCTATGGAGGACGAATGGATTTATCAATAATTGGATATGTTATGATGCTGGTTGTTGTTGTTCAGATTATCAACATATCTATCTTTAAGAAATTTAGTTTCAACTTCATAAAAATCCTGTCATACATTTTAATTGTTGTATTTACAGGTTTGTTATTAGGAGATACGTACCTCTTTTCATTTTGGGGAAGACATGTGGATGCAGAAGCTCTGAGTTTTTTAAAAGACCCTAAAGTTGTTCTGTGGTCATTAGAGTGGTATCAGTCAATTGGGTTCTTTTTAGCATTTGGTATTTTAAATGTTGTATTGATTTGGATTTACAATAAATTTATTTGGCTATCAAAAGAAAACTTACAAAAACTATCCTGGAAAAGCGTTGCTATTCAAATACCAATTCTATTATTCTTGGGAGGCTTACTAATAATTCCCATTAGAGGTGGAGTTGGTGTAGCCCCATTAAATACAGGTGCAGCTTACTTTTCGCATCAACGATTTGCCAATCAAGCTGCATTAAACCCTTTATGGAATTTAATGTATTCCTTAAAAAGACTTGATGCAACATCACGTGATTATCATTTTATGGATGAGGATAAAGCTGAAAGCATTTATAAACAACTCAAAGAAGAATCGGGCAAATATCCCTCAATATTAAAGGTTGATAAGCCTAATGTTGTTGTGATTCTAATGGAAAGCTTTGCTGCTCATGTGATTGGGCCATTAGGAGGTCATCCCATTACACCCAACTTTGCCAAGATGTGCAAAGAGGGAGTATTGTTTACCAACTTTTATGCAGCATCATCCAGATCAGATAAAGGATTAGTTGCGGCTATAGCTGGCTATCAGGTTATGCCAACTTATTCTATAATTAGAATGCCATCTAAATCCGAAACTTTATCATTTTTACCTAAGAAGTTTGAAGAAGCAGGTTATCAGGATCTAATGTATATGTATGGTGGAGATATGGGATTTAAGAACATGAATTCATTTGTTAATCAAGCTGGTTTCAAGCGAGTAATTACAATGAATGATTTTCCATCGGAATATCAAGGAGAAAAATGGGGTGTACATGATCAATATACCTTTGAACGTCTAGCTGATGAGATGAATAAAGCGAAAGGTCCATTCTTCTATTTCTATTTTACGTTGAGCAGCCATGAGCCTTTTGATATACCCATGGAGAAAAAATACGATGATAAGTATCACAATTCTATTGCCTATACCGATAAATGCTTAGGAGAATTCTTTGACAAAGTAAAAGAAAATGGTCAATGGGATAATACTTTGTTCATTCTTATGGCCGACCATAGTACTCCTGGCCCAGAAAGATATACCGACGATGTGAAGCAACGTTATCACATTCCAATGCTTTGGACTGGAGGTGCTTTAGCTGTAAAAGATACCATCATTACTAAGGTAGGAAGTCAAACAGATTTAGCTCGTACATTGTTAAACCAATGTGATATAAACGACGATGGTTTTCCGTTTAGTAAGAACTTGCTGGATGAAACAGGTAAAGGTTTTGCTTTTTTCGACTATCCTGATGCGATGGGATTTATTCAGGATAGTTTGTTTCAGGTTTACGATAATAGAATGAACCGTTTTATTCAGATGCAAAACGCTCAAAATTCATTAGATAGTTTGAAAGCTAAAGCTTATCTACAAGTGCTTTCGCTTGATCATAAAAGAAGATAA
- a CDS encoding glycosyltransferase, with translation MKLLLLNSIGRTKWGGGEKWMLMTAKNLISRGHEVYIGCARNSILEKNSLDQNIPVLAISIHSDFSLLGLLKLKKYYLQIQFDAIIGCQNRDVRIAGFLIKKIVKSNCIVYSRQGVQLLNGSIKYKYTFAPFCDGIITNTTSIKREYDSYGWWNGSFVKVIHNGVEMKTNSESFDYSQYINSELGKPFIILSSGRLSKQKGFKYLIEAAKEVIDKKPNVYFFIAGEGKLKNELQEQINDNNIANNVFLLGFKTNVASLLNGADLFVLSSLFEGMPNALMEAMAVGKPVISTNVNGVTELMQNGKHGLIIEAANSNAISSSIIKMIEEKNYCEMGIEGKKHVADHFSVDKMVDEIESFLLQKIAAQK, from the coding sequence ATGAAGCTTCTATTATTGAATTCCATAGGACGCACTAAGTGGGGTGGCGGAGAAAAATGGATGCTCATGACTGCAAAGAATTTAATTTCTCGAGGTCATGAAGTATACATTGGCTGTGCTCGGAATTCAATACTTGAAAAAAATTCATTAGATCAGAATATACCTGTTTTAGCCATCAGTATTCATTCAGATTTTAGCCTCTTGGGGCTTTTGAAATTAAAAAAATATTATTTACAAATACAGTTTGATGCCATAATAGGCTGCCAAAATAGAGATGTTAGAATTGCTGGTTTTTTGATAAAGAAAATAGTAAAATCGAATTGTATAGTATACAGTCGTCAAGGGGTTCAATTGTTAAATGGGTCCATTAAATATAAATACACTTTTGCTCCGTTTTGTGACGGAATTATTACCAATACAACTTCAATTAAAAGAGAATATGATAGTTATGGATGGTGGAATGGTTCGTTTGTAAAAGTGATTCATAATGGCGTTGAAATGAAGACGAATTCTGAGTCTTTTGATTACAGCCAGTATATTAATTCAGAATTAGGTAAACCATTCATTATTTTATCATCAGGCAGATTATCAAAGCAAAAAGGGTTTAAATATCTTATTGAGGCCGCCAAAGAAGTAATTGATAAAAAACCAAATGTATATTTCTTTATTGCAGGGGAAGGTAAATTAAAAAATGAACTACAGGAACAAATTAATGACAACAATATTGCTAATAATGTGTTTTTATTAGGCTTTAAGACAAATGTAGCTTCATTGCTTAATGGTGCAGATTTATTTGTTTTATCTTCGTTGTTTGAAGGAATGCCAAACGCATTAATGGAAGCTATGGCTGTTGGAAAACCGGTTATTAGTACTAACGTTAATGGGGTTACAGAACTAATGCAAAACGGCAAACACGGCCTTATAATTGAAGCTGCTAATTCCAATGCTATATCGTCTTCTATTATTAAAATGATTGAAGAAAAAAACTATTGTGAAATGGGGATTGAGGGGAAAAAACATGTTGCCGATCATTTTTCGGTTGATAAAATGGTAGATGAGATAGAGTCTTTTTTATTACAAAAGATTGCTGCACAAAAATAG